DNA sequence from the Bradyrhizobium sp. CIAT3101 genome:
GCGATCATGGCCGTGCTGACGGCCGTGCCCGGGGGCGGCCCGGCGGACATGCTCTGCTCCGCCGGACACGGCCTGTCGCTCGGCGGGATGGTGCCGATGTATCTGCTGATGAGTGCGTTTCACTCAGCGGCGTGGTTGCGGCTGATCTCGGGGTCGAAGAACAAAGCCATCAGCGTCTCATCGTAATATCGGCCATTGTGCTTCAGCGCCTTCACGCTGCGACCGTATTCGACAAACCCTGCAGCCGCGTAGAGACGCAACGCAGGTAGGTTCTCGCTGACGACGGCGAGATGAAGCTGCTCGACGCGCTGTGCCGCATGAGCCGCGACCGCATCGACGAGCAGCCTGGCCGTGCCGGATTTGCGCGCGCCGGGCCGCACATACATGCCCCACAGCACCGCCTTGTGCGCAATCTTCGCGCCGTCCTCGCGGCGGAAGCCGGCGGTCCCCACCAGCTCGTCCGCGATGAACGCGCCGAACACGTCCGATGTCGTGAGGCGCTCATCGAACCATGCGAGCGGCTTCTCCCGCTCGCGCTCGAACGTGCTGGTGAAAGCCTCGGGATGCGCCGCGAGCGCTTCCAGCCGGATTGCGCGGTAGAGGGGCGCGTCGGCGGGGGTGAGCAATCTGATCATGGCGATGCGAGATGTGCCAGAGGCAACGGTGCGCCGGCTTTCAGCGTTTGGATTGCAATGCTGCTGCGCACTTCCTTCACAATTGGCAGGTTGAGCAACTTGTCGACGAGGAAGCGCTGATAGTCCTCGAGCTCGGGTACGACGATCTCGAGGAGGTAGTCGGCCTCTCCGGACACGAGGTGACAGGCAACGACCTCAGGCATGGCGACGACCGTTCTCTCGAAGCCCAGCGCCTGGTTGTTGGCATGGCCGTTGATCTTGACGCCGAGGAAGGCCGAGAAGCCGAGGCCGAGACGGCCGCGTCGCAACGACGCGCGGTAGCCGTCGATATAGCCGTCTTGCTCCAGCCGCCGCACCCGCCGCAGGCAGGGCGACGGTGACAATCCGACCCTTTCGGCCAATTCGATATTGCTCAGTCGTGCATTCCTCTGGAGTTCGGTGACGATGCGCCGGTCGATCGCATCCAGCTCGCATTTTGGCATGAACCGCATCCTGTTGGATCGAGAAGGGCACAATGTTGCGCCCGCGTCGCCAAGACTAGCCCAGTTCGCAAGGACATGCCTCGGCTTTCCGTGGGATGGATTGCTCCGATCTTGCCGCTGATGGAGTGAACCATGACCGAAAGCCCGGATGTCGCGCCTCTGCTGGAGGCTGTCGAGCGCTACTTCAAACTGATGTACGATAATGACGTCTCGCAGTTCGATCGCGTCTTCGCGCTGACGGCGCAACTGCACGGATTTCGCGATGCCGAATTGCGGATACTGCCAGCCGCCGACTACAGGAAGATGCTCGCATCGACGCCGTCCCCCCAATCAAGGAATGCCCAGCGTCTTCAGGAGATACTGCTGCTTGACTTGGCGTCACCGGCGCAGGCTCTGGTGAAGGTTCGCGTTCGGATCGATGTGCTCCAATACATCGACTATCTCGCGTTTCACCGTATCAGCGGCATCTGGCTGATCACCGCAAAATCGTTTTATATCGAGCGACGATATGAGCCGACCACCACCTAGCCCCCGTGATTCTATTGGCTGGCTGCCGCCTGCAGATATGCAACCACCTTGGCGGCGTCGTCGGCCGAGATGCCGCCATAGGGCTGCATCTTGTTGCCGGAGACGATTTCGTCGGGCTTGACCATGAAGCGGGTGAGCTTGTCCTGGTCCCAGACGAAGCCGGCATCCTTCATCGACGGCGAGTAGTTGTAGTTCGGCAGCGCGCCTGCCTTGCGTCCGACGATCT
Encoded proteins:
- a CDS encoding nuclear transport factor 2 family protein — protein: MTESPDVAPLLEAVERYFKLMYDNDVSQFDRVFALTAQLHGFRDAELRILPAADYRKMLASTPSPQSRNAQRLQEILLLDLASPAQALVKVRVRIDVLQYIDYLAFHRISGIWLITAKSFYIERRYEPTTT
- a CDS encoding GNAT family N-acetyltransferase; this encodes MIRLLTPADAPLYRAIRLEALAAHPEAFTSTFEREREKPLAWFDERLTTSDVFGAFIADELVGTAGFRREDGAKIAHKAVLWGMYVRPGARKSGTARLLVDAVAAHAAQRVEQLHLAVVSENLPALRLYAAAGFVEYGRSVKALKHNGRYYDETLMALFFDPEISRNHAAE
- a CDS encoding c-type cytochrome, translating into MQPRLQTSRDTWLRPIAAVGALTLLLAVPSALAQQPASDDAAQQAFNNSCRTCHSVKEGDNRLGPNLNKIVGRKAGALPNYNYSPSMKDAGFVWDQDKLTRFMVKPDEIVSGNKMQPYGGISADDAAKVVAYLQAAASQ
- a CDS encoding Lrp/AsnC family transcriptional regulator; this translates as MPKCELDAIDRRIVTELQRNARLSNIELAERVGLSPSPCLRRVRRLEQDGYIDGYRASLRRGRLGLGFSAFLGVKINGHANNQALGFERTVVAMPEVVACHLVSGEADYLLEIVVPELEDYQRFLVDKLLNLPIVKEVRSSIAIQTLKAGAPLPLAHLASP